Below is a genomic region from Pseudarthrobacter sulfonivorans.
CGCGGTAGCTGTGGGCCTCATCCACAATCACGTACCGCAGCCGCCGGAAGAAGCTGGCCCACCAGGCGTGATTTGGAAGGATGCCGAAGTGGAGCATGTCCGGATTCGCGAGGATGAAATTGGCGTGGTCCCGGATCCACCGGCGGGACGCGGGGTCGGTATCGCCGTCGTACGTCTCGGCCCGTACGGTGGGCAGCTTCAGGGAACGGATGGCTGCGAGCTGGTCGGCAGCGAGTGCCTTCGTGGGGGAGAGATAGAGCGTCACGGCGCCGTCGTCGTGGATCTTTCCCGGTTCGGACAGGACGCGCAGTTCGGAGCGGTGGATGGCATCAAGCGCCGGCAGTTGGTAGGCCAGGGACTTGCCGGATGCGGTGCCGGTGGCGATGACCACGTGCTCGCCGCCGTGGGCCAAGTTGGCGGCCTGGATCTGGTGCCGGTACGGCTCGTGGATGCCCAGGGAGCCGTAAGCGGCCACCAGATCAGGGTGTGCCCACGCCGGCCACGGTTCGTGGACTGCCTGCCGGGCTGGGATGGTGCGGACATGACGCAACTGTTCCGGGTCCGGGCCTCGGCCCAGCAATGGAATCAGGGAGTCATGGGGGTTCACCCCAACATTCTTTCACCCGGGGAAAAATCACCCCACGGAAAGGTCAGCACCCTCATCGGAGGTGGACAACAAAAGCACGCGGCAAACAGTGGACCATCCCAGGTGGGAGTACAGCTTCTGGCCGTCGATGGAGGCCAGCAGCAGGCCGTTCTCCACATCCGGTCCGATGGCCTGCGCCGCAAGGGCCTTCATGATGAAGCTGCCCAGGCCGCGACGCTGGAACTCGGGTTGGACAACAATCTTGTCGAACACCGCCGTCTCGCCCACTACAAACACCCTGCCGCTCGCCGCCACCGTGTCACCCGATCGGACCACCGCGTGGTGGACGCCGTCAAGTTCGGAGGCGACCAGGTTCAGGTCGTCGTCGGAGAGCCACGGATCTTCCGTGTCCTGGGTGGCCATGTCCACAATCATCATGGCCTGCGATGCGGACGTGACGTTCAGGCCGTGTTTCTGGGCCAGCGCCGTGAAACGGGCAACGTCGTTGGTGAGGATGGTCAGGACCCTCGGCGGTGCCTCGGCAGTCTTCGCAGCCAGGGCCGCGAACTCGTCAGCGGAGGGGTCGTGGGCGAAGTATTCCCATTCCCCGGTGGTGTCGGCCCGCAGTGCGGCGGGGAATCGGCCCTCAACCGTTGTCTGGTAACCGCGGCAGCCGGCCCAGCCAGCTACCCAGACTTCAAGAAGGCGTGTGATGTCTTCAACCAAGGCGTCCGGACTCATGTCATGAGAGTATTCCAGCCCCGACACAAGCAACAGGGGTAGGGTGCCCCCGATGTGACTTGCTTATGCAATCGTGACAGGACAAGACTGACCGAATGCCCGCCGCCAAGGAACTGTCCAAGAACACCTTTCCGCTGTCCCTGCTGGTCTGCGTCGCCTTAATGGTGGCCATGGTGGGCGGCGCCAGGTATTGGGAGACGGCCACGGGCGTGGCTTACTGGGTCTGGCTTGCCTGCGGGCTCATCCCGCTGGTGGCCGGCGCACTGATCTACCGGAATTTGAAGCGCCCGCTGGACTTTTTGGGTTCGCGCTCCGAGCCCGAAGGAGCGCAACGGCCGGGACTTGGTGGGTTTCTTACTGCCGTGGTCCTGTTTGTGGTGCCGCGCCTCGTTGGTGACGGTGCGGCAGAACTCGCCCTCAACAATGGCGCTGATGCTTTCGCGGCCGCCGTGACGGCAACCGCGGTGCCCTTCGCCGTCGTCGTTCTGGGCTACCGGGCGGCCGAAACTGCCCTGAACAGGCGCGACGCCGCTATCGCGGCGGGCCAACCTTAGCCCCGGCCACCGGGCGGGCCCGGTGCCCGGCAACCCAGTACCCTTAAATACGTGGCTTTGAACCGAATTGTGCTCTTTTACGGCTTTACTCCCATCGCTGATCCGGACGCGGTGCGGCTCTGGCAGCGTGCCCTGTGCGAAAAACTCGGGCTGACCGGACGCATCCTCCTTTCCAAGGACGGCATCAACGCCACGGTGGGCGGCGAGATCGGCGCGGTCAAGCAGTACGTGAAGACCACACGCGAATACAGGGGCTTCCACGGCATCGACGTGAAATGGTCCGACGGCGGCGCGGAGGACTTCCCGCGGCTGAGCGTTAAGGTCCGGGACGAGATCGTCTCCTTCGGCGCGCCAGGCGAACTCAAGGTGGATGAGCACGGCGTGGTGGGCGGCGGCACCCATCTGAAGCCCGAAGAACTCCACGAACTGGTGGAAGCCACGAAACAGGCCGGCGAGGACGTGGTGTTCTTCGACGGCCGCAACGCCTTCGAGGCCCAGATCGGCAAGTTCAAGGACGCGATCGTCCCTGACGTGGCCACCACCCACGATTTCATCAAGGAGCTCGACTCCGGCAAGTACGACGCCCTCAAGGACAAACCGGTGGTCACCTACTGCACCGGCGGTATCCGCTGCGAGGTGCTCTCCAGCCTGATGGTGAACCGCGGTTTCAAGCAGGTGTACCAGCTCGACGGCGGCATCGTCCGCTATGGCGAAACGTTCAAGGACAAGGGCCTCTGGGAAGGCTCGCTGTACGTGTTCGACAAGCGCATGCACCTGGAATTCAGCGAGGACGCCCAGACCATCGGTGAGTGCGTCCGCTGTGCTGCGCCCACCAGCAAGTTCGAGAACTGCTCCAACCCGAGCTGCCGCACGCTGACCTTGTACTGCACCGAGTGTGCCGCCAGCCCGGAGACGCTGCGCTGCCCCGAAGGCTGCGCGGCCTGAGCTACATGGTCTGAGCCGCGGGGCCGGTTCAGAGCCGGGCCAGCCGGTAGGCGAAATTGGCGGGGGACGGCGCTTCGACCTGGAATTGCAGCACCGTTTCCTTGGACAGGTAGATCACGCTTTCGCGCCGCGATCCGCAGCGCAGGCTGAGGTCCACCATGGTGAATTCGTCATTGCGGACTTTGAAGTCGACGCGCCGCTGGCTCCGGCACACCAGCACCAGGACATAGGTTCCGGCGGGGAGGGGCGCCGTCGCGTCCGTTCGGATTTCCTCCGCGCGCAACAGGCCGAATGTCCTATGCGCCACCTGCAGGCCGGGCCCCACCTGGGACTCCGTCAGCCAGGCCTCCATTTCAGCCTCGCTGACGGGATCGTTCCGCCACAGCTCAGCGCGTGGCCCCGGCTCGGTCACCTCCGGCGCGGCCGGGGCGTTCTCGGCCGGCCGCCACCCTTCGTCGTACGTGTATTCACATCCGGCGAGCGCAGTTCCGGCCACCAGGGTGCCAGCCGTCCAGAGTACGACGGCGGCCCTCACCCGGGTGCGCACGGAGACTGACCGGGACGGGCAAGTGCCCGGACGAAGTACCGCCCTGCGGGGCGTCGGCGCCCCCTGCGTTGCGGGCATACTCCGACTCTATGCCCGGCACGGACCCCAATCCAGAGCCTCGGGCAAGTGAGGGAAAGCCGGGTCAACTAACCCGCGGTTACCAGCTGGTAGGCGTAGATCAGCGGTGCGTCGACGCTGGAGGCACTGAGCTCCAGCGGCCCCGATTCCGGGAGAGTGATTTTGCGGGACTCCGGCGTGCCGTAGCAGGCTGCTCCGAGGTCGGCGAGTTCCTTGCCGCCGGACCGCACCGCGAGGAAGGCCTTGCCGCCGCCTTCGCAGACGAGTGTCAGCGTGTACTTGCCTGCCGGCACGTTTTCCGAATGGTCAATGGGCTGGGCGTTGAGAATCTTGCCGGAGTCCTCGGCAACAATGCCGCTGGCCGACGGCATCGCCGTGGCTTTCCAGGCCGGCACATCGGCGTTCTCCACCGAAAGCTGCTGCGCACAGCCTGAGACACCCAGGAGGACAGCTGCTGCAGCCACAGCGGAGAGGGCGCGCGGCAAGGACGAAGGAATAACAGCCATGCTTCCAACTTACCCGGCTCCATCTGTGCTCCGTGATTCAGACCCTTGACCTTGACGCTACGTCAACATTTATCGTGGAACCATCAGCCGGGACAGAACGTCCGGACCATCCCGCAAACAGAGCAGGAAGGAGGAACACATGGACTTGTCCATCCAGGACGTAGCCCGGATCGCAGGGACCACCAGCAGGACGCTGCGGCACTATGACGACATCGGCCTGCTCAAGCCCAGCCGCACCGGCCACAACGGTTACCGCTACTACAACCAGGCCGCACTGGTGCAGCTCCAGCGCATCCTGCTCCTGCGCGGACTGGGGCTGGGCCTGCCGGTGATCAGCCAGGTGCTCGACGACGAAGCGGACGCAGCGAAGGCGCTCACCGGGCATCTCGAATGGCTGAAGGAGGAACAGGACAGGCTGGCGCGGCAGATCGCGTCGGTCACCCAAACCATCGAAGCAGTGAGAGGAGGTGGCGAAATCATGGCAGAAGACATGTTCAACGGTTTCGACCACACGCAGTACAAGGACGAAGTGGAGGAACGCTGGGGCAAGGACGCCTACGCGAAGGGGGATTCGTGGTGGCGCGGCATGAGCACCGCGGAGAAGGCCGCGTGGAAGCAGCGCTCGCAGCAGCTGGGCGAGGACTGGATCGCCGCCGCCACCGCCGGCATCGCACCGGACAGCGCGGAGGCCCAGGCCATCGCGAGGCGGCACGTCGAATGGCTGACCGGCATCCCGGGCACCCCGGCGTCGGACGCCCGCGGCAAGGGTGAAGGCAAGGGCACCGGTGACGTCCAGGCATACGTCACCGGGCTCGGCGAAATGTACGTTGCTGACCCCCGGTTCGCGAAGAACTACGGCGGCGCGGAGGGTGCCGGCTTCGTCCGGGATGCCCTGAAGATCTACGCGGCGGAGAACCTGTAGCCCGTCAGGAGGAAGCGTGCCCGCCAATAGACTTGGGCGGTGACTGATTCCACGCTTTTCCTGGCCGGCAACACCCCCGATGCCCCGCGCAGCGACCTCCCCGGGCTGCTGGCGGCGCTCGCCGCGGACCTGCGCCGGGTGGACTACACGCTTGACGGCGTGGCCGGGCTGCTGGGCGAGTCGGCCTACCGCGCGCTGAACCGGGACCAGATCATCCCGGCGCTGCTCGCCACCGAAAGCGCCCTCCAGAATGATGCGGCGAAGGGTGACGCAGCGAACGGTGAGAAGACGACGGCGGCGCTCGCCGCCGTCGTGCGTCTCTGGCTCCTGGCGGAACCGCAGACGCGGGAAACGCTCGACGCCGCCCTGCCGGGAGTACGGGCCGACGGCCTGATCGAGCTGGGGCTGCTCGAGCCCGTGCCCGGCCCAGATCGGCCCGGCCCAGATCGGCCAGGGCAGGACTTGGTGCAGGCGAAAGCGGATCTGCGGCCGTACGGCTGGGACGCCAATGAGGACGGCAGCGGCGGCGCCGAGCTCTGGGTGGCCAGCGACCTCGCCGCGCACCAGCAGGCCGGCATGCTCCGGCACGACCATGTGCTGGGGATCGGGCAGGCGTCCACCACGCTGGTGCAGACCACCGTCCGCCGCCACGTCGCCAAGGCCCTGGACCTGGGTACGGGCTGCGGCATCCAGTCCTTCCACCTCCTGCACCATGCCGAGCACGTGACGGCAACGGACATCTCAACACGGGCGCTGGCCTTCACCCGGTTTAACCTCCTCCTTAATGCCGCGGCCCTGCACCTGGACCCGCAGCACCTGGAGGACCGGGTCAGCCTTCGGCTGGGGTCGCTCCTGGAGCCGGTGGCGGGGGAGGAATTCGAGCTGGTGGTATCCAACCCGCCGTTCGTCATCACCCCGCGGACCCTGGGCGAAGCCGCGTCCGGGCAGTTCACCTATCGTGACGGCGGGCTGCCCGGCGATGACATTGTGTCCTCGCTCGTGGCGGCGCTGCCCGGTGCCCTCGCCCCGGGCGGCACCGCGCAGCTGCTGGGCAACTGGGAAATTCCCGCCGGGACCGAGTGGCACGAGCGGCCCAAGAGCTGGATCGGTCCGGACGCGGATGCCTGGTTCATCCAGCGCGAGCAGGTTGGCCCGGAGCAGTACGCCGAAACCTGGCTGCAGGACGCGTCCGAATCCCGCGACCGGAAGCATTACCGGGACGCCTACGCCGCCTACCTGGCGGACTTCGCGTCCCGGAACGTGGCGGGGATCGGCTTCGGGATGATCTGGCTGCGCCGGCCGACGGCGGGACGACCCGCCGCCTCCATTAGCCGTTTCGAGGAAATCACGTACCTCATTGAGCAGCCCATCGGGCCTCACCTGGGCGCCGCCGTCAAGCGTTCCGACTGGCTGGCCGCCAACAGCCTGGCGGACGCGCACCTGCTCGTGGCGGACGACGTCACGGAGGAGCGCCATCAGCGCCCCGGCGCCGAGCACCCCGGCGTGATCCTGCTGCGCCAGGGTGCGGGCCTGCGCCGGACCAATCTGCTCAGCACCGAACTCGCCGGATTTGTCTCCGCGTGCGACGGTGACCTCTCCGTCGGCCAGATCATCGGAGCCCTTGCCGCGCTGCTCGGCGGGAGCCTCGCCGGGGAGGACGGGTTCGACGGCGACGCGTTCCGGACCGGGCTGCTCGACGACGTCGCGAACCTGGTCAGCGACGGTTTCCTGGTTCCTTCCGAGCCAGCTGAATAGTGGTTTGGCGGGCCCCGGAACACCCCAAATCGGTGTCCCGGATGTGCCTGATGAGTCAACGGGTTTTCCACATGAATGCGCACTATTGTCCAAAATATGGTGAACTAGGCCAATATGGGCTCATCTGCCCGAGCAACCTTTTTCTGTAGGAGCACCGTGCCAAGCAAGGCCAAAACAGGCAAGAAACTCGTGATTGTGGAGTCTCCGGCCAAGAGCAAGACCATCGCCAAGTACCTCGGCGAGGGCTTCATCGTAGAGGCCTCCATTGGTCACATCCGCGACCTGCCGCAGCCGTCTGAGCTCCCCGCAGAACTGAAGAAAACCTCGGTGGGCAAGTTCGCCGTCGACATCGAAAACGACTTCAAACCGTATTACGTGGTGTCCGCGGACAAGCGGAAAAAAGTCACCGAGCTGAAGGCCGCGCTCAAGGATGCCGACGCCCTCTATCTCGCAACCGATGGGGACCGCGAGGGCGAGGCCATCGCGTGGCACCTGCTGGAAGTGCTCAAGCCCAAGGTCCCGGTGTACCGGATGACGTTCGGCGAAATCACCAAGGAAGCCATCCACCGCGCCATGGACAACCTGCGCGATGTTGATACGGCCCTGGTGGACGCCCAGGAAACCCGCCGCGTCCTGGACCGGCTCTACGGCTACGAGATTTCCCCCGTGCTGTGGCGCAAGGTTGCCCGCGGCCTGTCCGCCGGGCGCGTGCAGTCCGTGGTCACGCGCATGGTGGTGGACCGTGAACGCGAACGCATGGCCTTCAAGGCCGCCTCGTACTGGGACCTGACGGGCCAGTTCGGCGCCGGCGCCGGTTCGTTCAAGGCGAAGCTCGCTGCGGTTGACGGCGCCAAGGTCGCTTCGGGCCGGGACTTCAACGACGACGGCGTCCTCACCTCGCGCAATGCGGCGCACCTCAACGAGGAACTCGCCACCTCGCTGGCCGCCGGTCTCCAGGATGCGGACTTCCGTGTCCGGTCCGTGGACACCAAGCCGTACACGCGCCGTCCCGCCGCGCCGTTCACCACGTCCACGCTGCAGCAGGAGGCCGGCCGCAAGCTCCGCTTCTCCTCAAAGAGCACCATGCAGGTGGCCCAGCGGCTGTACGAAAACGGCTACATCACCTATATGCGTACCGACTCCTCGGCGCTGAGCGACGAAGCCGTCACGGCCGCCCGCCGCCAGGCCTCCGAGCTGTACGGCCCGGAGTACATCCCGGCGTCGCCCCGCGTGTACACCAGCAAGGCTGCGAACGCGCAGGAAGCCCACGAGGCCATCCGCCCCGCCGGTGACTCCTTCCGCACGCCGGCCCAGGTGGCCAAGCAGCTCTCCGGCGACGAGTTCCGCCTGTACGAACTGATCTGGAAGCGCACCGTCGCATCCCAGATGGGTGACGCCAAGGGCTCGACGGCGACCATCCGCCTGGGTGCCGTGGCCACCGATGGCCGGGACGCTGAATTCTCCGCCTCCGGTACCGTCATCACCTTCCCGGGCTTCCTGGCCGCCTATGAAGAAGGCAAGGACGAAAGCCGCGGGGACGACGACTCCGACGAAGCCCGGCGGCTGCCGAACGTGGCCAAGGACGATGCCCTCACGGCGTCGGACATTCTGGCCGTGGGTCACGAGACCTCGCCGCCTCCGCGCTTCACCGAAGCTTCGCTGACCGCCGAGCTGGAAAAGAAGGGCATCGGCCGACCGTCAACCTATGCCTCCACCATTTCCACCATCCAGGACCGCGGCTACGTCCGGAAGCAGGGTTCCGCGCTGGTGCCCAGCTGGATCGCGTTCTCCGTGATCCGGCTGCTCGAGCAGCACTTCACGGACTATGTGGACTACGAGTTCACGGCGGACATGGAAGGCGACCTGGATAAGATCGCCAACGGCCAGGCCGTTGGGTCCGCCTGGCTCAAGCACTTCTACTACGGTGAAGATTCCGATCCGGGCCTGCTCAGCATCGTGAACAACCTGGGCGAGATCGACGCCCGGGAAATCAACTCCATTCCCATTACGGATGAGATCACGCTGCGGGTGGGCAAATTCGGCCCGTACCTGGA
It encodes:
- a CDS encoding MerR family transcriptional regulator — encoded protein: MDLSIQDVARIAGTTSRTLRHYDDIGLLKPSRTGHNGYRYYNQAALVQLQRILLLRGLGLGLPVISQVLDDEADAAKALTGHLEWLKEEQDRLARQIASVTQTIEAVRGGGEIMAEDMFNGFDHTQYKDEVEERWGKDAYAKGDSWWRGMSTAEKAAWKQRSQQLGEDWIAAATAGIAPDSAEAQAIARRHVEWLTGIPGTPASDARGKGEGKGTGDVQAYVTGLGEMYVADPRFAKNYGGAEGAGFVRDALKIYAAENL
- a CDS encoding rhodanese-related sulfurtransferase; amino-acid sequence: MALNRIVLFYGFTPIADPDAVRLWQRALCEKLGLTGRILLSKDGINATVGGEIGAVKQYVKTTREYRGFHGIDVKWSDGGAEDFPRLSVKVRDEIVSFGAPGELKVDEHGVVGGGTHLKPEELHELVEATKQAGEDVVFFDGRNAFEAQIGKFKDAIVPDVATTHDFIKELDSGKYDALKDKPVVTYCTGGIRCEVLSSLMVNRGFKQVYQLDGGIVRYGETFKDKGLWEGSLYVFDKRMHLEFSEDAQTIGECVRCAAPTSKFENCSNPSCRTLTLYCTECAASPETLRCPEGCAA
- a CDS encoding DUF7059 domain-containing protein, encoding MTDSTLFLAGNTPDAPRSDLPGLLAALAADLRRVDYTLDGVAGLLGESAYRALNRDQIIPALLATESALQNDAAKGDAANGEKTTAALAAVVRLWLLAEPQTRETLDAALPGVRADGLIELGLLEPVPGPDRPGPDRPGQDLVQAKADLRPYGWDANEDGSGGAELWVASDLAAHQQAGMLRHDHVLGIGQASTTLVQTTVRRHVAKALDLGTGCGIQSFHLLHHAEHVTATDISTRALAFTRFNLLLNAAALHLDPQHLEDRVSLRLGSLLEPVAGEEFELVVSNPPFVITPRTLGEAASGQFTYRDGGLPGDDIVSSLVAALPGALAPGGTAQLLGNWEIPAGTEWHERPKSWIGPDADAWFIQREQVGPEQYAETWLQDASESRDRKHYRDAYAAYLADFASRNVAGIGFGMIWLRRPTAGRPAASISRFEEITYLIEQPIGPHLGAAVKRSDWLAANSLADAHLLVADDVTEERHQRPGAEHPGVILLRQGAGLRRTNLLSTELAGFVSACDGDLSVGQIIGALAALLGGSLAGEDGFDGDAFRTGLLDDVANLVSDGFLVPSEPAE
- the topA gene encoding type I DNA topoisomerase; this translates as MPSKAKTGKKLVIVESPAKSKTIAKYLGEGFIVEASIGHIRDLPQPSELPAELKKTSVGKFAVDIENDFKPYYVVSADKRKKVTELKAALKDADALYLATDGDREGEAIAWHLLEVLKPKVPVYRMTFGEITKEAIHRAMDNLRDVDTALVDAQETRRVLDRLYGYEISPVLWRKVARGLSAGRVQSVVTRMVVDRERERMAFKAASYWDLTGQFGAGAGSFKAKLAAVDGAKVASGRDFNDDGVLTSRNAAHLNEELATSLAAGLQDADFRVRSVDTKPYTRRPAAPFTTSTLQQEAGRKLRFSSKSTMQVAQRLYENGYITYMRTDSSALSDEAVTAARRQASELYGPEYIPASPRVYTSKAANAQEAHEAIRPAGDSFRTPAQVAKQLSGDEFRLYELIWKRTVASQMGDAKGSTATIRLGAVATDGRDAEFSASGTVITFPGFLAAYEEGKDESRGDDDSDEARRLPNVAKDDALTASDILAVGHETSPPPRFTEASLTAELEKKGIGRPSTYASTISTIQDRGYVRKQGSALVPSWIAFSVIRLLEQHFTDYVDYEFTADMEGDLDKIANGQAVGSAWLKHFYYGEDSDPGLLSIVNNLGEIDAREINSIPITDEITLRVGKFGPYLESSAATVDAKTGEIVENSRANVPEDLAPDELTAAKAIELMETAAPEERVLGDDPHTGHSVVAKNGRYGAYVTEVIPEMTEEQLANQPVEYYKNGKPKPPKKPVKAKPRTGSLFASMTVDSVTLDEALQLMSLPRALGEDAEGNLITVQNGRFGPYLKKGTDSRSIGTEEEIFTITLEQALEIYSQPKQRGARAAVAPLAEFGPDPVSEKNIVVKEGRFGPYITDGITNITVPRSTSLEELTREQAVELLAEKRAKGPVKRATTARKPPAKKKAPAKK
- a CDS encoding GNAT family N-acetyltransferase, which encodes MSPDALVEDITRLLEVWVAGWAGCRGYQTTVEGRFPAALRADTTGEWEYFAHDPSADEFAALAAKTAEAPPRVLTILTNDVARFTALAQKHGLNVTSASQAMMIVDMATQDTEDPWLSDDDLNLVASELDGVHHAVVRSGDTVAASGRVFVVGETAVFDKIVVQPEFQRRGLGSFIMKALAAQAIGPDVENGLLLASIDGQKLYSHLGWSTVCRVLLLSTSDEGADLSVG